A part of bacterium genomic DNA contains:
- the phoU gene encoding phosphate signaling complex protein PhoU produces MPVHLRRDLDKLKRLILGFGAAVEENAQLSIKALREFDCSIAEHVIDRDNQINRDEVEIEEECLKILALHQPVAIDLRYVVTVLKINADLERIGDFSVNVCKRVRTLAKSPKVSMPRELNQIAEKAVSMVKASLDCLVEQDVVRARAVCAADDEVDDLQRKLYDIILGEIKSKPEEAPQWLQIFSTVRYFERMGDYATNIAEDVIYLVEGEVIRHKEQIN; encoded by the coding sequence ATGCCTGTTCATCTTAGGCGCGACCTTGACAAGCTGAAGCGTCTGATTCTTGGCTTCGGTGCGGCCGTCGAAGAAAATGCGCAGCTCTCTATCAAGGCGCTGCGCGAATTTGACTGCTCCATCGCCGAACATGTGATTGACCGCGACAATCAAATTAACCGCGACGAAGTTGAAATTGAGGAAGAGTGCCTGAAAATACTCGCCCTCCACCAACCCGTCGCCATTGACCTGCGCTATGTCGTTACAGTTCTGAAGATCAATGCAGATCTTGAACGTATCGGTGACTTCTCCGTGAACGTCTGCAAACGCGTCCGCACGCTGGCAAAGTCTCCCAAAGTATCTATGCCCCGCGAATTGAATCAGATAGCGGAAAAGGCCGTAAGCATGGTAAAAGCCTCGCTGGACTGTCTGGTCGAGCAGGATGTCGTGCGCGCACGGGCAGTCTGTGCTGCCGATGATGAAGTGGACGACCTCCAGCGCAAACTGTACGACATTATTCTCGGCGAAATAAAGTCCAAGCCTGAAGAGGCGCCGCAGTGGCTGCAAATCTTTTCCACGGTGCGCTACTTCGAACGTATGGGCGATTACGCCACCAATATTGCCGAAGATGTCATTTATCTGGTCGAAGGCGAGGTCATCCGCCACAAGGAACAGATAAACTAA